In Halarcobacter mediterraneus, the following proteins share a genomic window:
- the prmC gene encoding peptide chain release factor N(5)-glutamine methyltransferase produces MTIKEVVRNYSKQLKDVTHIPAKEVEIFICHILEKNNIWLHLNYNNEFSEIKQLEKLIEKRKKDYPLEYLIGRASFYGESFLVKENVLIPRPETELLVDNAVEILKDTKNKTVLEIGTGSGIISVMLALLIKDIKIIAVDINDDAIALAKENAKKHNVEDRITFIKSDLYTNISEDEEIYMTISNPPYIANDYKLPQNVKYEPQNALFGGEVGDELLKNIIEETSKREIKYLLCEMGYDQKKPLENYLNNFLIKDYSFYQDYEKFDRGFTVEFKKI; encoded by the coding sequence ATGACAATAAAAGAAGTTGTAAGGAATTATTCTAAACAATTAAAAGATGTAACTCATATTCCAGCTAAAGAAGTTGAAATATTTATATGTCATATTTTAGAAAAAAACAATATATGGTTGCATCTTAATTATAATAATGAGTTTAGTGAAATAAAACAATTAGAAAAACTAATAGAGAAAAGAAAAAAAGATTATCCTTTAGAGTATCTAATTGGTAGAGCATCTTTTTATGGAGAAAGTTTTTTAGTGAAAGAAAATGTTCTAATTCCTAGACCAGAAACTGAACTTCTTGTTGACAATGCTGTTGAGATTTTAAAAGATACTAAAAATAAAACAGTTTTAGAAATAGGGACAGGTTCTGGAATTATATCAGTTATGTTAGCACTTTTAATAAAAGATATTAAAATTATAGCTGTTGATATAAATGATGATGCAATTGCTCTAGCAAAAGAGAATGCAAAAAAACATAATGTAGAAGATAGAATCACTTTTATCAAAAGTGATTTATATACTAATATTAGTGAAGATGAAGAAATTTATATGACAATTTCAAATCCTCCATATATTGCAAACGATTATAAGCTTCCTCAAAATGTAAAATATGAACCTCAAAATGCACTTTTTGGAGGAGAAGTTGGAGATGAATTATTAAAAAATATCATTGAAGAGACTTCAAAAAGAGAGATTAAATATTTACTTTGTGAAATGGGATATGATCAGAAGAAACCTTTGGAAAACTATTTAAATAATTTTTTGATAAAAGACTACTCATTTTATCAAGATTATGAAAAGTTTGATAGAGGATTTACAGTTGAATTTAAAAAAATATAA
- the hemW gene encoding radical SAM family heme chaperone HemW gives MLLYMHIPFCDSKCHYCAFNSYTTKFNLKKEYMKALNKQLQHDLYKYCQNKKLETIFIGGGTPSTINPKYYEETFKILENYIDENTEITTESNPNSATRKWQKEMMNFGVNRISFGVQSFQENKLKELNRAHNANSAITAIQNASCIGFDSINCDIIYGFRTDTINNIKEDLLQAFSLPVTHLSAYSLTLEEGTKFFNKSEVKIDDEALSYEIFDFIEKNGFSQYEISNFAKDKRFQSKHNFGYWEHKEYLGVGAGAVGYINNRRYYPSKDLDEYIKNPISYEIEELSNEDIKVEKVLLGFRCILGVELSIFTQDELKRVEHLIKEEKIYIKDKKVYNKNFLLADEIALYILE, from the coding sequence TTGCTTTTATATATGCATATACCTTTTTGTGATAGTAAATGTCACTACTGTGCTTTCAATTCATATACAACAAAGTTTAATTTAAAGAAAGAATATATGAAAGCTTTGAATAAACAGTTACAACATGATTTATACAAATATTGTCAAAATAAGAAGTTAGAAACAATATTTATAGGAGGAGGGACTCCAAGTACAATAAACCCAAAATATTATGAAGAAACTTTTAAAATATTAGAAAATTATATTGATGAGAATACAGAAATAACAACTGAATCAAATCCTAATTCTGCTACTAGAAAGTGGCAAAAAGAGATGATGAATTTTGGTGTTAATCGTATTAGTTTTGGTGTTCAAAGTTTTCAAGAAAATAAGCTAAAAGAATTAAATCGTGCACATAATGCAAATAGTGCTATAACTGCTATACAAAATGCCTCTTGTATAGGTTTTGATAGTATTAACTGCGATATAATTTATGGTTTTAGAACTGACACAATAAATAATATTAAAGAAGATTTATTACAAGCTTTTTCATTACCAGTTACTCACTTAAGTGCTTATTCTTTAACCTTAGAAGAAGGAACAAAATTTTTCAATAAAAGTGAAGTAAAAATAGATGATGAAGCGTTATCTTATGAAATATTTGACTTTATAGAAAAGAATGGATTTTCTCAATATGAAATATCAAATTTTGCAAAAGATAAAAGGTTCCAATCAAAACATAATTTTGGATACTGGGAACATAAAGAGTATTTAGGTGTTGGAGCTGGAGCTGTTGGATATATAAACAATAGAAGATATTACCCAAGTAAAGATTTAGATGAATATATCAAAAATCCAATTTCTTATGAAATAGAAGAACTATCAAATGAAGATATTAAAGTAGAAAAAGTACTTTTAGGTTTTAGATGTATTTTAGGAGTAGAACTTTCTATTTTTACTCAAGATGAATTAAAAAGAGTAGAACACTTAATAAAAGAAGAAAAAATATATATAAAAGATAAGAAAGTTTATAACAAAAACTTTCTTTTAGCAGATGAAATTGCTCTTTATATATTAGAGTAA
- a CDS encoding RNA pyrophosphohydrolase → MENKKNYRPNVAAIVLSAKYPEKCEIFIASRTDVENAWQFPQGGIDEGENPNEALHRELEEEIGTKDIEIIAEYPKWVSYDFPPAIAKKMHPYDGQIQKYYLVKLKKGAKIDINTEIPEFSEYKFVPTENIYDYITFFKRTVYKQVLKYFKKEGYI, encoded by the coding sequence ATTGAAAATAAAAAAAATTACAGACCAAATGTAGCAGCAATAGTATTATCAGCAAAATATCCAGAAAAATGTGAGATTTTTATTGCTTCAAGAACTGATGTAGAAAATGCTTGGCAATTTCCTCAAGGGGGAATTGATGAAGGTGAAAACCCTAATGAAGCTTTGCATAGAGAACTTGAAGAGGAAATAGGTACAAAGGATATTGAGATAATTGCAGAATACCCAAAATGGGTAAGTTACGATTTTCCTCCTGCTATTGCTAAAAAAATGCACCCTTATGATGGCCAAATTCAGAAATATTACTTAGTTAAACTAAAAAAAGGCGCAAAAATAGATATAAACACTGAAATACCAGAGTTTAGCGAATATAAATTTGTTCCTACTGAGAATATTTATGATTATATTACATTTTTCAAAAGAACTGTTTATAAGCAGGTTTTAAAATATTTTAAAAAAGAGGGTTATATTTAA
- a CDS encoding aspartate kinase gives MLKVLKFGGTSVGTLERIQNVANIIKKIKDEGHDVIAVVSAMSGETNKLLEYAANFSNNPEANEIDMLLSSGERVTSALLSIALNEQGYKATSMSGREAGIVTDNAHTKARIESIDTTNMKNALNDGKVIIVAGFQGVTEDSKRVSTLGRGGSDLTAVAIAGAIEADVCEIYTDVDGIYTTDPRIEPRAKKLDKISYDEMLELASLGAKVLQNRSVEMAKKLNVNLVSRSSFTPEVEGTLITKEENIMEKPVVSGIALDRNQVRVGMYGVIDRPGIASSIFTALADANINVDMIVQTRGLDGTTDLDFTIPRTDWEDCKKVMEKFKTETKNIDYNDTICKVSIVGVGMKSHTGVASKAFSALANENINIRIISTSEIKISMVVEEKYAELAVRALHDAYNLDK, from the coding sequence ATGTTAAAAGTTTTAAAATTTGGTGGAACAAGTGTAGGAACACTTGAAAGAATACAAAACGTAGCCAATATAATAAAAAAAATAAAAGATGAAGGTCATGATGTGATTGCAGTAGTTTCTGCAATGAGTGGTGAAACAAATAAATTGTTAGAGTATGCAGCTAATTTTTCTAATAATCCTGAAGCAAATGAAATAGATATGCTATTAAGTTCAGGAGAAAGAGTTACTTCTGCCCTACTTTCTATTGCTTTAAATGAACAAGGATATAAAGCAACTTCAATGAGTGGAAGAGAAGCAGGGATTGTAACGGATAATGCTCATACTAAGGCTAGAATTGAATCAATAGATACAACGAATATGAAAAATGCACTTAATGATGGAAAAGTTATTATTGTTGCAGGGTTTCAAGGTGTAACAGAAGACTCAAAAAGAGTTTCAACTTTAGGTAGAGGTGGTTCAGATTTAACTGCAGTTGCCATTGCTGGTGCTATTGAAGCTGATGTTTGTGAGATATATACTGATGTTGATGGAATTTATACAACAGATCCAAGAATTGAACCAAGAGCTAAAAAACTAGATAAAATTTCTTACGATGAAATGCTAGAACTAGCTTCTTTAGGTGCAAAGGTTTTACAAAATAGATCTGTTGAAATGGCGAAAAAATTAAATGTAAATTTAGTATCTAGAAGTAGCTTTACGCCAGAAGTTGAAGGTACATTAATAACTAAGGAAGAGAATATTATGGAAAAACCAGTTGTAAGTGGTATCGCATTAGATAGAAATCAAGTAAGAGTTGGTATGTATGGAGTAATAGATAGACCAGGAATTGCATCATCTATTTTTACAGCCCTTGCAGATGCAAATATAAATGTCGATATGATTGTTCAGACTAGAGGTCTTGATGGAACAACTGATTTAGATTTTACAATCCCAAGAACAGATTGGGAAGATTGTAAAAAAGTAATGGAAAAATTTAAAACTGAAACAAAAAATATTGATTATAATGATACTATTTGTAAAGTATCTATTGTTGGTGTAGGTATGAAATCTCATACTGGAGTAGCTTCAAAAGCTTTCAGTGCCTTAGCTAATGAAAATATTAATATTAGAATTATTTCAACAAGTGAAATAAAAATTTCTATGGTTGTTGAAGAAAAATATGCAGAGTTAGCTGTAAGAGCATTACATGATGCATACAATTTGGATAAATAA
- a CDS encoding HobA family DNA replication regulator — protein MQEFLNWTVDTIREDRLISPWLEEKKYEWVPLVSKSIINLFEKGCSILVITDSDRDWFLKYILTNINSQKKNRPFLPFYNFKSFYKDLDEVKTEDEIRFIKDMLNISFPNGYCFWYIGKSQDARAILPKFSKNSFLWIFDEEIQDAFNLKNNDEALDMKLLQMFRLYDKTLSAALFAEINVEN, from the coding sequence GTGCAAGAATTTCTGAATTGGACAGTTGATACAATTAGGGAAGATAGACTTATCTCCCCTTGGTTAGAAGAAAAAAAATATGAATGGGTTCCTTTAGTATCTAAATCTATAATAAATCTTTTTGAAAAAGGTTGTTCTATTTTAGTAATTACAGATAGTGATAGGGATTGGTTTTTAAAATATATTTTGACAAATATTAATTCACAAAAAAAGAATAGACCTTTTTTACCTTTTTACAACTTTAAGTCTTTTTATAAAGATTTAGATGAAGTTAAAACTGAAGATGAAATAAGATTTATCAAAGATATGTTAAATATATCTTTTCCAAATGGATATTGTTTTTGGTATATAGGGAAAAGTCAAGATGCAAGAGCTATTTTACCAAAATTTTCAAAGAATTCTTTTCTTTGGATTTTTGATGAAGAAATACAAGATGCTTTTAATTTAAAAAATAATGATGAAGCTTTAGATATGAAACTTCTTCAAATGTTTAGACTTTATGATAAAACTTTAAGTGCAGCTCTTTTTGCAGAAATTAATGTAGAAAATTAA
- a CDS encoding DNA polymerase III subunit delta' — translation MFNEKIETAHILIVNDIEETLNSLLPLYSKHNTRIIKNEEKEEFLLAQANATIKEAYISSNEKKYIFLCGKTFRNEAQNSLLKILEEPPKNVVFIIITNSKSTILPTIFSRMPHKIFRKRQEKEDLHLNIEKLDLKDIYEFLKENQRISKNEATNFVEALLLKINKEQLRLTQEELNSFSKAIKLLNLNSRPINVLNTLLLILLNRKNKK, via the coding sequence ATGTTTAATGAAAAAATAGAAACAGCTCATATTTTAATTGTAAATGATATAGAAGAAACTCTAAACTCTTTATTACCTTTATATTCAAAACATAATACAAGAATAATAAAAAATGAAGAGAAAGAAGAGTTTCTTCTCGCTCAAGCAAATGCAACAATTAAAGAAGCCTATATCTCGTCAAATGAAAAAAAGTATATTTTTCTTTGTGGAAAAACTTTTAGAAATGAAGCTCAAAATTCTTTATTAAAAATATTAGAAGAACCTCCTAAAAATGTTGTTTTTATTATAATAACAAACTCAAAGTCAACAATTTTACCTACAATATTTTCTAGAATGCCTCATAAGATTTTTAGAAAAAGACAAGAGAAAGAAGATTTACATTTAAATATCGAAAAACTAGACCTAAAAGATATTTATGAGTTTCTAAAAGAAAACCAGAGGATTTCAAAAAATGAAGCAACTAATTTTGTAGAAGCTTTATTATTAAAAATTAATAAAGAACAACTTAGGTTAACACAAGAAGAATTAAACTCTTTTTCAAAAGCAATAAAACTTTTAAATTTAAATTCAAGACCTATCAATGTTTTAAATACTCTACTTTTAATTTTATTAAATAGGAAAAATAAAAAATAA
- the folP gene encoding dihydropteroate synthase — protein MKNSFKTKIMGVLNANNDSFFKNSRINNENQTIIKIEKMIEDGADIIDIGAVSSRPGSVAVSPKEELNRIKNIVDDIYSQKLYEKVNFSIDSFEPLVINYVLNKGFSIVNDITGLQNEEVIKLCANFNATAIIMHMQNNPQNMQENPHYDNVVLEVKDFLKQQALKAESFGVKSIVLDVGIGFGKNLDHNLKLLKHLDSLKDLNYELLIGASRKSMIDKITYSTIEERLPGTLAIHLQAINNGASIIRCHDVKEHFQAIKVNEAIKNA, from the coding sequence ATGAAAAATAGTTTTAAAACAAAAATAATGGGTGTATTAAATGCCAATAATGATTCATTTTTCAAAAATAGTCGCATAAATAATGAAAACCAAACTATTATAAAAATTGAAAAAATGATAGAAGATGGTGCAGATATAATAGATATTGGTGCAGTATCAAGTAGACCAGGTAGTGTTGCTGTCTCACCAAAGGAAGAGTTAAATAGAATAAAAAATATTGTTGACGACATTTACAGTCAAAAATTATATGAAAAAGTAAACTTCTCCATAGATTCTTTTGAACCTTTAGTTATAAACTATGTTCTAAATAAAGGATTTTCTATAGTTAATGATATAACAGGTTTACAAAATGAAGAAGTAATAAAACTTTGTGCAAATTTTAATGCTACGGCAATTATTATGCATATGCAAAACAACCCTCAAAATATGCAAGAAAATCCTCATTATGATAATGTAGTTTTAGAAGTAAAAGATTTTTTAAAGCAACAGGCTTTAAAGGCAGAAAGTTTTGGAGTAAAAAGTATTGTTTTAGATGTGGGAATTGGTTTTGGGAAAAACTTAGATCATAATCTAAAACTTTTAAAGCATCTTGATAGTTTAAAAGATTTAAATTATGAATTATTAATAGGTGCTAGTAGAAAATCAATGATAGATAAAATCACATACTCTACTATAGAAGAAAGATTGCCTGGAACTTTAGCAATACATCTTCAAGCAATAAATAATGGAGCTTCAATAATTAGATGTCATGATGTAAAAGAACATTTTCAAGCAATTAAAGTTAATGAAGCTATAAAAAATGCATGA
- a CDS encoding prephenate dehydrogenase, with protein sequence MNVGIIGLGLMGGSFAKALKRYSIAEKVYGYARSEKSKEEIIELNLVDEIVDIKTLKDNCDLIVLAIPVDNIISMLPEFLDISSNTTIMDLGSTKEFIVNNVPSKIRKNFIAAHPMTGTEKSGPKAAIDDLYEGRTVVLCNLEDNENIHVNRAFKVFQEIGMRIVVMDANEHDIHACYMSHLPHAISYSLANTVMGHEDPKSIIALAAGGFKDMSRIAKSSPEMWTDIFKQNRKNLLKSIDLFEEHMKKVRQMVEEEDYSDLKQWMKKANTLHEIL encoded by the coding sequence TTGAATGTTGGAATAATTGGATTAGGACTAATGGGTGGTTCTTTTGCAAAAGCATTAAAAAGATACTCTATTGCAGAGAAAGTTTATGGTTATGCAAGAAGTGAAAAATCTAAAGAAGAAATAATAGAGTTAAATTTAGTAGATGAAATAGTTGATATTAAAACATTAAAAGATAATTGTGATTTAATAGTATTAGCTATTCCTGTTGATAATATTATTTCTATGCTTCCTGAATTTTTAGATATTTCTTCTAATACAACAATTATGGATTTAGGTTCTACAAAAGAGTTTATAGTAAACAATGTTCCTAGTAAGATAAGAAAAAACTTCATTGCTGCGCATCCTATGACGGGTACTGAAAAATCAGGACCGAAAGCAGCAATTGATGATTTATATGAAGGAAGAACAGTAGTTCTATGTAACTTAGAGGATAATGAAAATATTCATGTAAATAGGGCTTTTAAAGTGTTTCAAGAAATAGGAATGAGAATTGTTGTTATGGATGCTAATGAGCATGATATTCATGCTTGTTATATGTCTCATTTACCTCATGCTATTTCATACTCTCTTGCAAATACAGTTATGGGACATGAAGATCCAAAGTCTATAATTGCTTTAGCTGCTGGTGGATTTAAAGATATGAGTAGAATTGCAAAATCTAGTCCTGAGATGTGGACAGATATTTTTAAACAAAATAGAAAAAATTTATTAAAATCAATAGATCTTTTTGAAGAACATATGAAAAAAGTTAGGCAAATGGTTGAAGAAGAAGATTATAGTGATTTAAAACAGTGGATGAAAAAAGCAAATACTCTGCATGAAATCTTATAG
- the bamA gene encoding outer membrane protein assembly factor BamA — protein MKKKSILLSVTLASLLQAEQITSIEYINLTKISPTIAKETLSIKVGDELDVEKVNKAIKDFYKFNYFDDIQANISEEGKLKFIFKEKASVANVDINGYKSREEDKNNLKVLMGLTKGTMFSEKRVKAAKEKLLKELEREGYINSVVEVDVEHLSEDSVSITFDVNKGDEIVIKKVNYFGAQNLEDDDFEPFIANKEEEFASWFITQNDGELKADQLEYDGKRIQEVYLEHGYLDVKVKDPFLEVDFASNQADLDFYIEEGIQYKVNTITIYANSEIVDPKDIYPELQLEKDKIFNIKRLRKDADYIKTLIADKGYAFTQVNYDIKKDEKNGTADLVFNVVPGEKVYIRDVKISGNARTLDRVIRRNVYLAPGDLFNLTDYNDSKNRLRRTGFFDDVIIEQKRVSADKMDIIVKVKEGATGALTLGGGYGSYDGLMISGSVSDNNIFGSGLTLAVSADLSKRKSDLTIRIKNPAISDSKFHGDFEIHSDVTEIDNSKYDLDRDAKGFSFGIGREIIRNLQVGARYKLDFIQEDYEYADGERDDLIRKGKTPYDDTDYVTSSITPYINFDNTDDYFNPRSGFKASSSLEYAGLGGDSKYLKSISSFRYFYSLNELYDLDWILRYKLQTRLLVDNGQINQGDSLYLGGTKSLRGFKSYAFPKNDTGEVVSPYKKMAATSIELSFPLSEQAKMRWGIFYDYGMIGEDNFTDVKRSSTGALFEWISPFGPLQLIFASPLDDEPGDDTSSFEFSLGTSF, from the coding sequence GTGAAAAAGAAAAGTATCTTATTATCTGTTACATTAGCTTCACTTCTACAAGCTGAACAAATCACTTCAATTGAGTATATAAACTTAACAAAAATTTCTCCAACAATTGCGAAAGAAACATTATCAATAAAAGTAGGAGATGAACTTGATGTTGAAAAAGTCAATAAAGCAATAAAAGACTTTTATAAATTTAATTATTTTGATGATATTCAAGCAAATATATCAGAAGAAGGAAAATTAAAATTTATATTCAAAGAAAAAGCTTCCGTTGCAAATGTTGATATAAATGGTTACAAAAGTAGAGAAGAAGACAAAAATAACCTAAAAGTTTTAATGGGACTAACAAAAGGAACAATGTTCTCTGAAAAAAGAGTTAAAGCTGCAAAAGAAAAATTATTAAAAGAATTGGAAAGAGAAGGTTATATTAATTCGGTTGTAGAAGTTGATGTTGAACATTTAAGTGAAGATTCTGTATCAATCACTTTTGACGTAAATAAAGGTGATGAAATTGTTATTAAAAAAGTAAACTATTTTGGTGCACAAAATTTAGAAGATGACGATTTCGAACCATTTATTGCAAACAAAGAAGAAGAGTTTGCCTCTTGGTTTATTACACAAAATGATGGAGAGTTAAAAGCAGATCAATTAGAATATGATGGTAAAAGAATTCAGGAAGTATATCTAGAACATGGATATTTAGATGTAAAAGTAAAAGATCCTTTTTTAGAAGTTGATTTTGCTTCAAACCAAGCGGATTTAGATTTTTATATAGAAGAAGGTATTCAATATAAAGTTAATACTATTACAATATATGCAAATTCTGAGATAGTTGATCCTAAAGATATTTATCCTGAACTACAATTAGAAAAAGATAAGATTTTTAATATAAAAAGACTAAGAAAAGATGCTGATTATATAAAAACATTAATTGCAGATAAAGGTTATGCTTTTACCCAAGTAAATTATGATATTAAAAAAGATGAAAAAAATGGTACAGCTGATTTAGTTTTTAATGTTGTTCCAGGTGAAAAAGTATACATTAGAGATGTTAAAATATCAGGTAATGCAAGAACACTAGATAGAGTTATTAGAAGAAATGTATACCTTGCTCCAGGAGATTTATTTAATTTAACTGATTATAATGATTCTAAAAATAGATTAAGAAGAACAGGTTTCTTTGATGATGTAATAATAGAGCAAAAAAGAGTTTCTGCAGATAAAATGGATATTATTGTAAAAGTAAAAGAAGGTGCAACAGGAGCTTTAACTCTAGGTGGAGGATATGGTTCTTATGATGGTTTAATGATTAGTGGTTCAGTATCAGATAATAATATTTTTGGTTCAGGGTTAACCTTAGCAGTTTCTGCTGATTTATCAAAAAGAAAAAGTGATTTAACAATAAGAATAAAAAATCCTGCAATATCAGATAGTAAATTTCATGGAGATTTTGAAATTCATTCAGATGTAACTGAAATTGATAACTCAAAATATGATTTAGATAGAGATGCAAAAGGTTTTTCTTTTGGAATTGGTAGAGAGATCATAAGAAATCTTCAAGTTGGAGCAAGATATAAACTTGATTTTATTCAAGAAGATTATGAATATGCTGATGGAGAAAGAGATGATTTAATAAGAAAAGGGAAAACACCATATGATGATACTGATTATGTAACAAGTTCTATTACTCCTTATATTAATTTTGATAATACTGATGACTATTTTAATCCAAGAAGTGGTTTTAAAGCTTCATCTTCTTTAGAGTATGCTGGATTAGGTGGTGATTCGAAATATCTTAAGAGTATTTCATCTTTTAGATACTTCTATTCTTTAAATGAACTTTATGATTTAGATTGGATTTTAAGATATAAGCTTCAAACAAGGCTTCTTGTGGATAATGGTCAAATTAACCAAGGGGATTCATTATATCTAGGTGGAACAAAATCTTTAAGAGGATTTAAATCTTATGCTTTCCCTAAAAATGATACAGGTGAAGTTGTTTCTCCATATAAAAAGATGGCAGCAACATCTATTGAATTAAGCTTCCCTCTTTCAGAACAAGCAAAAATGAGATGGGGTATTTTCTACGATTATGGGATGATAGGAGAAGATAATTTTACAGATGTTAAAAGATCTTCGACTGGGGCTTTATTTGAATGGATTTCACCTTTTGGACCCTTACAGTTAATATTTGCTAGTCCTTTAGACGATGAACCAGGAGATGATACTTCTAGCTTTGAGTTCTCATTAGGAACTAGTTTTTAA
- a CDS encoding dehypoxanthine futalosine cyclase, whose amino-acid sequence MVKKIDIINRRISNEEALDLIQNASLVELGKLASKKKEQLHPEKVTTFVVDRNINYTNVCWVDCKFCAFYRHGKDEDSYVLKFDEIDKKIEELLEIGGTQILMQGGVHPKLKIDYYEELVEHIHTKFPQITLHSFSAIEICYIAKVSKISRLEVLKRLQAKGLSSIPGAGAEILSDRVRDVIAPRKIDTDDWLEIHRLAHSIGMKTTATMMFGTVETDEEIIEHWNRIRQLQDETGGFRAFIMWSFQSDNTKLKEEIPDLKPQSSNRYLRLLAVSRLYLDNFPNIQSSWVTQGSYIGQMALKYGANDLGSTMMEENVVAAAGATNCMNQDEMIELIQDIGENPAKRNTAYEILERF is encoded by the coding sequence ATGGTAAAAAAAATTGATATTATAAATAGAAGAATTTCTAATGAAGAAGCCCTTGATTTAATTCAAAATGCTTCTTTAGTAGAATTAGGAAAATTAGCTTCAAAAAAGAAAGAACAACTTCATCCTGAAAAAGTTACAACTTTTGTGGTTGATAGAAATATTAACTATACAAATGTATGTTGGGTAGATTGTAAATTCTGTGCATTTTATAGACATGGGAAAGATGAAGATTCTTATGTGTTAAAATTTGATGAAATAGACAAAAAAATTGAAGAATTATTAGAAATTGGTGGAACTCAGATTTTAATGCAAGGTGGAGTTCACCCAAAACTTAAAATTGACTATTATGAAGAGTTAGTGGAACATATTCATACAAAATTTCCACAAATAACTTTACACTCGTTTTCAGCTATTGAAATTTGTTATATTGCGAAGGTTTCAAAAATCTCAAGGCTTGAAGTTTTAAAAAGATTACAAGCAAAAGGATTAAGCTCAATTCCAGGAGCTGGTGCTGAAATTTTATCAGATAGAGTAAGAGATGTTATTGCTCCTAGAAAGATTGATACAGATGATTGGTTAGAAATTCATAGATTAGCCCATTCAATTGGTATGAAAACAACTGCTACAATGATGTTTGGAACAGTTGAAACTGATGAAGAAATCATTGAGCATTGGAATAGAATAAGACAATTACAAGATGAAACAGGTGGTTTTAGAGCCTTTATTATGTGGTCTTTTCAAAGTGATAACACGAAATTAAAAGAAGAAATCCCTGATTTAAAACCACAATCATCAAATAGATATTTAAGATTACTTGCTGTTTCAAGATTATATTTAGATAATTTTCCTAATATTCAAAGTTCATGGGTTACACAAGGAAGTTATATTGGTCAAATGGCTCTTAAGTATGGAGCAAATGATTTAGGAAGTACAATGATGGAAGAAAATGTAGTTGCAGCAGCAGGAGCAACAAATTGCATGAACCAAGATGAAATGATTGAACTAATTCAAGACATTGGGGAAAACCCAGCAAAAAGAAATACTGCTTATGAGATATTAGAAAGGTTTTAA